ATGGGCGCAACTGGTCCGAGCTGTTTCGATTGTTCAGGATACACGCAGTACGTTTATTCTAAAGGAATCAAAAAATCTATCCCGCGGACTGCTAAACAACAATACGCTTCCACTAAGAAAATTAAAGCAAGTGAATTGAAAAACGGCGACTTAATTTTCTTTAATTATGGTAAAGGTATTGCACATGTTGGTATTTACGTTGGTAATGGCAAAATGCTAAATGCCCAAAATAATGGAGTAAAATACGATTCCATCACCTCTGGCTATTGGAAAAAATACATTGCCGGCTATGGTCGTGTAACAAATTTAAAATAAATGACAAAGCACCACTTATTTCTAGTGGTGTTTTTTTATGCAAAATAAAAGGAGGAGTAAAAATGGCATTTCAAATAAAAGAATTACCACTTGAGGAAGTAGAATCAAAAGTAGTAGAGGGATTGTTAGATCACAAGAGGCGACTTGGGTTCGATATACCTAGAAGTGATGCAACCTATGTTAGTTTTGCGATACTGAATGATGCTTTAGAAATGGTTGGTGGGGTTACTGCAAAAATGAGTTATGGAGAATTGTATGTTTCGCTACTTTCAGTGGATGAAAGCCAGCAAGGAAGTGGTTTGGGGACTGCGTTAATGAATGAAATAGAAGCATACGGAAAAACGCACCATTGCCACCATATTTCATTAACAACCTTTAGTTACCAAGCTCCAGAATTTTATAAGAAGTGTGGATATACGGAGCTTGGCAGAATTCAAGATTTTCCTTTAAAAGGCGAAGAAAAGTATTTTTTCGTTAAATATTTATAATTAACTTACATCGAACTATTTTTGGAAGCAGCTGCTTGAACAGCATTTATTACAGCCGAACGAAAGCCGTTATCTTCTAAAGATTTCACTGCTTCAATTGTTGTTCCACCAGGAGAAGTGACCATGTCTTTCAACTTACCAGGATGTTCACCAGTCTCGAGCACCATTTTTGCGGCACCGAGAACTGCTTGTGCGGCAAATTTATAAGCTTTATCGCGTGGTAAGCCATTTAACACAGCTCCATCTGCTAAAGCTTCAATAAACATATAAACATAGGCAGGAGAAGAACCGCTTACTCCAACAACTGCATCCATCAAACTCTCCGGAACGACTTCTGCTTTACCAAAACTTGAAAAAATTTTAGCAACTATCGCTGTTTCTTCAGTAGTTACACTTGCGTTAGATGAAATGGAAGACATACCTTCACCTACAAGTGCAGGTGTATTTGGCATAACACGAATAATTTTGGTTTCTGGTGTGGTTAGTTTTTCCAAATCAGCAATGGTTACTCCCGCAGCAACGGAGATAATGATTTTTTCTGAAGTAAGTTTTTTTTGGATATTTGTTATTACTTCTGAAATAGTATATGGTTTTACGGACAAAATAATGATGTCAGCTTCTTCTGCTAAATTTTCGGCATTAGTCGTCAACTGGATACCGTTAAACTCTGAGGCAAGGGGGTGTAATTTTTCCATACTTCTACCACAAACAAATAAGTTTTTTTTATCGATTAATTTTGCTTTTGCAAGGCCGCGAATCATCGCTGTCCCCATATTTCCTGCGCCGATAAATCCAATTTTAGTCATACTAATTATTCGCTCCTATCAATCTTTTTATCTATTATCTCATGTTGGCGGTCTTTGTCCAGTTTTGGATGATTTCCGTGAAAAGAAATATGTATCGTAATGTAAATAAGTAATTTGACAAGGAATTTTTGTCATTATAATTGTATTTTTCATCTAGAAACATCCAATTTTAAACATCAGCAAATGATCGATAATAACAATTCCGAGTTTAATCCATTTTTCGCTTGTGACAAAGGTTAAATATTGCGAAAATGTGTCTAAATCAATATGTTTGACAACTAAAAATAAACATTTTTTGAAAATTGTTCTGGATTAACTTGTTATATAGATTGCATAAAGGGCATTTGGGTTACAGTTTAAAAGTCAATGTTTTTTAGAAATGGAAGCGCTATAAAAGGCGGCTCTATCGGCTATAATTAACTTTGGATATAAGTTCCAACTACATAGTATCGTGAGGTGAAAACAGATGAATTTCTTTCTACAATTACTAGGTAACTTTTCTGGAGCAATTAATTTCCCAGATGTTACTGAAGTACTAAACAACCTAATCAGAGGAATTTTTGGTTGATTGTCATTAGAATAAGCTAAGATATAGGGGTAAGACTTACTTAACCCTACAGATGTGCTCGTAGCTTTAGAAGAAAACACATTGATTATCCCAATTGAAGCAGTGCATACCGATAAAACAGACAAAACCTATGCGTATATTATTGGCAAAGATAAGCAGAAAACGAAAATATGGATTGAAACAGGTGAACATAACACTAAGTAAACTCAAGTATTAAAAGGTCTTGAAGTAGGCCAGCCTGTAATTATTCCTTAGAATTGATGGGAGCTAAATGTTACATGATACAGTTAGTTAATATTTTTAAGTCATACCAGATGGGAGATAACAAAGTAAGCGCATTAGAAGATATATCTTTCTGTATAGATTCAGGAGAGTTTATTGCAATTATTGGTCCTTCTGGTTCGGGGAAATCTACGTTGATGAATATTCTTGGCATACTAGATAAGGCGAGTTTAGGAGAATATTATTTGAAAAAGACGAATTTATCAAAACTATCGCCTAAAAAAGTAGCGAAAATTAGAAATGAAATGATTGGATTTGTTTTTCAGCAATTTAATTTAATGCCAAAACTTACTGCATTTGAAAATGTGGAATTACCGCTAATTTATCGAGGCGTCGACAAAGCTGTACGAAGACGAAAAGTCTTGAAAAGTTTAGAGCGAGTAGGTTTGTTGAATCAGCAAAAACACTTACCGACACAACTCTCGGGTGGGCAACAGCAACGTGTCGCGATAGCCAGAGCAATTACAGGAAATCCAGAAATTTTATTAGCAGATGAACCAACAGGGGCTTTAGATTCCAAAACAGGCGAGGAAGTGATGGCTTTACTGAAAGAAATTCATCAGGAAGGTAACACGTTAATAATAATTACTCACGACATAAATATTGCTAATCAAGCAGAAAGAATTTTGGAAATAAAAGACGGAAAACTCCGTGAATGGAATGGAAAATGAAAATTTACCAAAACGTAAAACTAGCTTTAAAACAACTAGGCTCCTCTAAATTCCGGACTTTTTTGACAATGCTCGGAATAATTATTGGCGTTTTTTCCGTTATTTTACTTGTTACTATTGGCGAGGCCATCTCAAAAAATGTATCAACTCAATTAGGGGATATGGGAAGTAATTTGGTATCAGTTAATTTTTTACCTAGTAGTTCAACGGATAAATTCACTTATAGGGAAGCGACAAGCCTTTTAACTGATGACGAAATGGGCTCTCCAGAAGTAACGCAAACAAAAGTGGTTAGAAATAGTGAACATATAGAAGAGATGCAAGTGACTGGTATAAATGAAGATTATTCAGATATGAAAAATGTAGAATTAGCAGCAGGGCGATTTTGCTCAGAAGTAGACATAAACTACGCTCAAAAAGTAACTGTCATTGATTCTGACATTGCTAAAACCTATTTTAAAGAGCGGAATCCGGTTGGGGAATATATCCGGGTTTCTGGAGTACGATATTTAATTATCGGAGTACTACAAGAAAAAGGAGAAAGCTTATTTAGTTCAACTGGTAAACAATTATTTATTCCAATTACCTCTGCAGAAAGACTTTTTAAGACAGATTCGATTAATTTATATTATATTCAGGCGAAAGATGCTAAAGCTGTCCCAGGTGTGGTCAATCGAGTGAAGCGAAATATGAGTCAACTTTTCCCAAATGCTCAAGATAGTTATGAGGTTGTCAACCAACAAGAGGCACTAGATACTTTTGACAGTATTACGAAAACATTAACTTTTGGACTAGGTGCAATCGCAGGAATTTCTCTTTTAGTTGGGGGGATCGGAATTATGAACATTATGCTCGTATCCGTATCAGAACGCACTAGAGAAATTGGTATTAGAAAAGCAATTGGAGCAAGAGATGGCGATATTTTGTTGCAATTTTTAGTGGAAGCTGTCGTGCTTAGTTTATTTGGTGAGGTGATTGGGATTACATTCGGAGTTCTTTCTGCTCAACCAGTCACAATGCTGGCTGATTTTGAAAAGTCTGTTTCAATTACTACTATTCTTTTGGCAGTGGTTTTTTCGATGTTTATTGGGATTTTATTTGGCGTAGTTCCAGCGCGTAAAGCAGCTAAGAAAATGCCGATAGATGCTTTACATACAGAATAACTAGAGGAGGCGCTTTTGGTGAAGAACGAGCAAAAAGCAAATGACTCGTGGGTTTTAGTCGAAATTTTAAGCTTCATAACAAGTATGGAACGCAGGCGACCTAGAGAGCTTAGTTATGAAGAATTGGAAGCTCTA
The nucleotide sequence above comes from Listeria ivanovii subsp. londoniensis. Encoded proteins:
- the proC gene encoding pyrroline-5-carboxylate reductase encodes the protein MTKIGFIGAGNMGTAMIRGLAKAKLIDKKNLFVCGRSMEKLHPLASEFNGIQLTTNAENLAEEADIIILSVKPYTISEVITNIQKKLTSEKIIISVAAGVTIADLEKLTTPETKIIRVMPNTPALVGEGMSSISSNASVTTEETAIVAKIFSSFGKAEVVPESLMDAVVGVSGSSPAYVYMFIEALADGAVLNGLPRDKAYKFAAQAVLGAAKMVLETGEHPGKLKDMVTSPGGTTIEAVKSLEDNGFRSAVINAVQAAASKNSSM
- a CDS encoding GNAT family N-acetyltransferase, giving the protein MAFQIKELPLEEVESKVVEGLLDHKRRLGFDIPRSDATYVSFAILNDALEMVGGVTAKMSYGELYVSLLSVDESQQGSGLGTALMNEIEAYGKTHHCHHISLTTFSYQAPEFYKKCGYTELGRIQDFPLKGEEKYFFVKYL
- a CDS encoding ABC transporter ATP-binding protein → MIQLVNIFKSYQMGDNKVSALEDISFCIDSGEFIAIIGPSGSGKSTLMNILGILDKASLGEYYLKKTNLSKLSPKKVAKIRNEMIGFVFQQFNLMPKLTAFENVELPLIYRGVDKAVRRRKVLKSLERVGLLNQQKHLPTQLSGGQQQRVAIARAITGNPEILLADEPTGALDSKTGEEVMALLKEIHQEGNTLIIITHDINIANQAERILEIKDGKLREWNGK
- a CDS encoding ABC transporter permease, which encodes MEWKMKIYQNVKLALKQLGSSKFRTFLTMLGIIIGVFSVILLVTIGEAISKNVSTQLGDMGSNLVSVNFLPSSSTDKFTYREATSLLTDDEMGSPEVTQTKVVRNSEHIEEMQVTGINEDYSDMKNVELAAGRFCSEVDINYAQKVTVIDSDIAKTYFKERNPVGEYIRVSGVRYLIIGVLQEKGESLFSSTGKQLFIPITSAERLFKTDSINLYYIQAKDAKAVPGVVNRVKRNMSQLFPNAQDSYEVVNQQEALDTFDSITKTLTFGLGAIAGISLLVGGIGIMNIMLVSVSERTREIGIRKAIGARDGDILLQFLVEAVVLSLFGEVIGITFGVLSAQPVTMLADFEKSVSITTILLAVVFSMFIGILFGVVPARKAAKKMPIDALHTE
- a CDS encoding BH0509 family protein — translated: MKNEQKANDSWVLVEILSFITSMERRRPRELSYEELEALYERVVKER